Proteins from a single region of Azospira inquinata:
- the iscA gene encoding iron-sulfur cluster assembly protein IscA has product MAVTLTEKAANHVASYLSKRGKGYGLRLGVRTSGCSGMAYKLEFADGPGEGDTEFESFGIKVLVDPKSLPYLDGTQLDYAKEGLNEGFKFNNPNAKDQCGCGESFSV; this is encoded by the coding sequence ATGGCGGTAACGCTTACTGAAAAGGCGGCCAACCACGTGGCCAGCTATCTGAGTAAACGGGGCAAGGGCTACGGCCTGCGCCTGGGGGTGCGCACCAGCGGCTGTTCGGGCATGGCCTACAAGCTGGAATTCGCGGACGGCCCCGGGGAAGGGGACACGGAGTTTGAAAGCTTCGGCATCAAGGTCCTGGTGGACCCCAAGAGCCTGCCCTACCTGGATGGCACCCAGCTGGATTACGCCAAGGAAGGCCTGAACGAGGGCTTTAAATTCAATAACCCCAACGCCAAGGATCAGTGCGGCTGCGGCGAAAGCTTCAGCGTCTGA
- the iscU gene encoding Fe-S cluster assembly scaffold IscU gives MSYSVKVLDHYENPRNVGAFEKEEDGVGTGMVGAPACGDVMRLQIKVNKEGVIEDAKFKTYGCGSAIASSSLVTEWVKGKTLDQALDIKNTQIAEELALPPVKIHCSILAEDAIKAAVADYKKKQGDN, from the coding sequence ATGTCTTATAGCGTGAAAGTTCTGGACCACTACGAAAACCCCCGCAACGTGGGTGCCTTCGAAAAGGAAGAGGATGGGGTTGGCACCGGCATGGTGGGGGCCCCGGCCTGCGGCGACGTGATGCGCCTGCAAATCAAGGTGAATAAGGAAGGGGTCATCGAGGACGCCAAGTTCAAGACCTACGGCTGCGGCTCCGCCATTGCCTCCTCTTCCTTGGTGACCGAATGGGTGAAGGGCAAGACCCTGGATCAGGCCCTGGACATCAAGAACACCCAGATTGCGGAAGAGTTGGCCCTGCCGCCGGTAAAAATTCACTGCTCCATCCTGGCGGAAGACGCCATCAAGGCGGCGGTGGCGGATTACAAGAAGAAGCAAGGGGACAACTAA